The following coding sequences are from one Nicotiana tomentosiformis chromosome 3, ASM39032v3, whole genome shotgun sequence window:
- the LOC138908572 gene encoding uncharacterized mitochondrial protein AtMg00810-like, with amino-acid sequence MASEFVILVVYVDDINLVRTSGELQKAIEYLKKEFEMKDLGKTKLCLGLQIEHLVDGIFIHQFAYTKRVLKCFYMDKVQQLSTPMVVRSLEVNKDLFQPPEEDEELLGP; translated from the coding sequence atggcttcagaatttgttatacttgttgtttatgttgatgacataaatcttgttagaACTTCAggagagctccaaaaggcaattgaatatcttaagaaagaatttgagatgaaagatcttggaaagacaaaactttgtcttggtctgcaaattgaacatttagtagatgggatctttatccatcaatttgCCTATACAAAgagggtcttaaaatgcttttacatggacaaagtgcaacaattgagtacaccaatggttgttcgatcacttgaagtgaataaagatttgttccaacctccagaagaggatgaggaactccttggtccctaA